One segment of Thermosulfurimonas sp. F29 DNA contains the following:
- a CDS encoding class I SAM-dependent rRNA methyltransferase translates to MKVPSVRLSPRGVRRVLAGRLWLEERDLAERPSEPPGTEVRLLSPEGYFLARGYTNPRSRIPVRIFSREDQSLDVPFLAELFKRALNLRRKIYPGEEAFRLIHGEGDGIPGLTVDVYGGVIVVQISTAGLERRREEILAALSGVLSPSALVLRNDLPVRREEGLDLYVEVVSGRVDPPIEITMDGLRFLVDPLEGQKTGFFLDQRENRRFVRRLSREALVLDLFAYTGAFGIYALAGGARRVFAVERSERALALAEETARLNGFGDRFFPIPGRVEEFLREAPDTDLVILDPPAFVKTHRALSAGLEKYREVNRLALRALGRGLLFTSSCSQFVSGEKLLEIVRGLSRGRSLRLLSRHFQAPDHPENPAHPETLYLKGFTFWVSGV, encoded by the coding sequence ATGAAGGTCCCTTCCGTGCGTCTTTCTCCCCGGGGAGTGCGCAGGGTCCTTGCCGGCCGCCTGTGGCTCGAGGAGAGGGACCTCGCCGAACGCCCCTCCGAGCCCCCGGGCACGGAGGTGCGCCTGCTTTCACCGGAGGGATACTTCCTGGCCCGGGGCTACACGAACCCCCGCAGTCGCATTCCCGTGCGCATCTTCTCCCGGGAGGATCAGTCCCTGGATGTGCCCTTTCTTGCGGAACTCTTCAAACGGGCCCTAAACCTGAGACGAAAAATTTATCCCGGGGAGGAAGCCTTTCGTCTGATCCACGGAGAGGGGGACGGGATTCCGGGGCTTACGGTGGATGTTTACGGCGGGGTGATTGTGGTGCAGATCTCCACCGCCGGTCTGGAGAGGCGGCGGGAAGAAATCCTGGCGGCGCTCTCCGGGGTCCTTTCGCCCTCGGCCCTGGTCCTGCGGAACGATCTCCCGGTGCGCCGGGAGGAGGGCCTCGATCTTTATGTGGAGGTGGTCTCGGGGCGCGTCGATCCCCCCATCGAGATCACCATGGACGGCCTGCGCTTTCTGGTGGACCCCCTCGAGGGACAGAAGACCGGATTTTTCCTGGATCAGCGGGAAAACCGCCGGTTCGTAAGAAGGCTCTCCCGGGAGGCCCTGGTGCTGGACCTTTTCGCCTACACCGGGGCCTTCGGGATTTATGCCCTGGCCGGAGGGGCCCGGCGCGTCTTCGCGGTGGAGCGTTCGGAAAGGGCCCTGGCCCTGGCCGAGGAAACGGCCCGTCTGAACGGTTTCGGGGATCGGTTCTTTCCCATTCCGGGACGGGTGGAGGAGTTCCTCCGCGAGGCCCCGGATACGGATCTGGTGATCCTCGATCCCCCGGCCTTCGTGAAAACTCATCGGGCCCTTTCCGCAGGACTCGAAAAATACCGGGAGGTAAATCGCCTGGCCCTGAGGGCCCTCGGGCGGGGCCTGCTCTTCACCTCTTCGTGTTCACAATTCGTTTCCGGAGAAAAGCTTCTCGAGATCGTGCGAGGGCTTTCCCGGGGAAGGTCCCTGAGACTCCTCTCCCGCCACTTTCAGGCCCCGGACCATCCGGAGAATCCGGCCCATCCCGAAACGCTCTACCTCAAGGGCTTTACCTTCTGGGTCTCCGGGGTTTAA
- a CDS encoding nucleotidyl transferase AbiEii/AbiGii toxin family protein: MNLLPVLAKILDQNEIPYMIIGGQAVLLYGIPRLTRDIDITLGLEATSVEKLLELVERVGLQVLVKDPRRFVAETWVLPTLHSETGLRVDFIFSWSPFEQEALKRVREVIIEGYPVKFASPEDVIIHKMLAGRPRDLEDVQGILSKQKVDFERIRIWLARFSEVAGRDLVQEFDQLLKKAT; this comes from the coding sequence ATGAATCTTCTTCCCGTTCTGGCTAAAATTCTCGATCAGAACGAGATTCCTTACATGATTATCGGGGGGCAGGCCGTTCTTCTTTACGGAATTCCCCGCCTTACCCGGGATATTGATATCACTCTGGGACTGGAAGCCACATCCGTGGAAAAACTTCTGGAATTGGTGGAAAGAGTCGGCCTTCAGGTACTGGTAAAAGATCCTCGTCGTTTTGTAGCTGAGACCTGGGTCTTACCCACTCTTCACTCAGAGACGGGTTTGAGGGTGGATTTTATTTTTTCCTGGAGTCCATTTGAACAGGAAGCCTTAAAGAGGGTTAGGGAAGTAATCATCGAGGGGTATCCGGTAAAGTTTGCTTCTCCCGAAGATGTGATTATTCACAAGATGCTGGCCGGAAGACCCCGAGATCTTGAAGATGTACAGGGTATTTTGAGCAAACAAAAGGTGGATTTTGAGAGGATTCGTATCTGGCTGGCCCGTTTTTCCGAGGTAGCCGGCCGCGACCTCGTGCAGGAATTCGATCAACTTCTAAAGAAAGCTACCTGA